The Pseudomonadota bacterium nucleotide sequence TCATACAACCAAAATAAGTTGTAGTAATAGCCATAGAGTTATTACTATAATCAGAAGGAAGGTGAATATGAGTCCGATAGAGGTCATTACATCAGTTGAGAGAAGAAGGTATTGGAGTGCAGAACAGAAAAGAGCCATGGTAGAGGAAGCCGAGCAACCAGGCAATAGTATTTCTTCCGTAGCAAGAAAATATGAAGTTCATCCTAACCAGCTCTTCAAGTGGAGACATCTCATACATGAAGGGTCTCTTGTAGCTGCCAGATCAGAGGAATCTGTTGTTCCTCTATCGGAAGTAAAGCAGCTTCGGGCACAGATACGGGAACTGCAACGGCTACTCGGCAAAAAGACTATGGAAGTAGAAATCTTAAAGGATGCTATCGAGATTGCCCGTGAAAAAAAACTGATATCGCGGTCACCCTTATCCGGAAAGGACTCTACCCTGTGAAGACAATTACCGATGCACTGGCAGTATCCCGTTCCAACCAGTATACACGGGGAAAGACCAAAAGGGGCAGATATAACCCTAGGCCCGATGATACACGGTATCTTTCCCTTATCCGGAAGATCACCGATGAAAAACCCACATATGGCTATCGGAGGGTAACAGCTATTCTTAACCGTGAAATTGAACACAGGATAAACCATAAACGGATATACCGGATTATGAGGATCAACCATCTTCTTTTGCCGAAATACACCGGAAGACCGACACGTCTCCATACAGGGACGATCATAACCCTTGCCAGCAACATGCGCTGGTGTTCCGACGGCTTTGAGATTCTCTGCTTTAATGGTGATAGGGTTCGTGTTGCCTTTGCCATGGATTGCTCCGACCGGGAAGTTATGAGTTATATAGCCACCACAAAAGGAATAACCTCTGAGATGGTAAAAGACCTCATGGCAGAATCAATTGAATACCGTTTTGGTAAGGCAGATAGAGTCCCTCACAGAATTGAGTGGCTTACTGACAATGGTTCTGCCTATACTGCCCATGACACCATCCGATTTGCCAGGATGATGGGGTTTGAAGTCTGTACAACTCCATACTACAGTCCTGAATCAAACGGAATGGCCGAGTCCTTTATCAAAACGTTTAAACGGGATTATGTACAGATAAATGACATAAAAGATGCACGAACGGTTATGGAACAACTCCCTTTCTGGTTTGAAGATTATAATGAAAAAATGAAATCACCGAGGGAGCACAGGAGAGCATTAGATAAGTTAGAAGGGTGTCCGGTTTGATAGGGGCAACTCCAAAATTTATCTCCCAAAACGGCCATCCCGCCATATTCTGTCCCCATGTGTGAATGATAGTCCGTCCCATAAAGTAGGCTGCTTGCACAGTTCTTCTTAGATACAATTCCGAAAATTCCGCTCATAAGTCCTCCTTAAACGCTTGACCTGGATATAATACAACCTCTAAGCTATTTTCTCCACTATTAAACCATGTTCAGGACATGTTTTCAGAAGCAATAAAAAAGGAATTTTCGAACTGTTTTTTCGATGAAAATTATTTACTGACAGACAGCAGGCGTATAAATAGTATTTCGTTTTGCCCTCTTTTCATTATTATGCTTATTTTTTTTAAGTTTAACGGTGTGTTTATTTTAAACTGTCAGTTCAATTTGAAAGTATATCGAAAATTGTCTTTATTACATCTTTATCTCTATAAGGCTTATCAAGGTAGCCGTCCACGCTGTATTCTTTAAGGTTGTTTTTTTGTTCCTCGCTCATAAAGCCGCTCGATACAACAACCTTAACGTCCGGCCGCATGCCCCTGATTTCTCTTAAAACTTCATCTCCCTTTATCCCCGGCATGATCATATCAAGTATTACGAGGTCTATGTTCCTTTGGTGTTCTGTAAATATCTCTATAGCTTCTTTACCATTGCTTGCTTCAATGACGTGAGCACCTTCGTCCATAAGGATACCTTTGACAAATTCCCTGATAATATCCTCATCATCTACGATGAGCACTTTCCTCTTTTTTCTAATGCTTTCTTTAGTGATTTGCTCAACCGGAGCGTTTTTCCATGTTTCATCGACTGCTGCAGGTATGTAAATGCTGAACTTTGTTCCCTGGTCAGTCTTACTGTCAAGCTCTATAAATCCTCCGTGTTCACGGATTACTTTACTGACAATATAAAGACCCATACCAAGATTCTTGCCGTTTTCTTTGGTAGAAAAATAAGGCTCAAATATCCTGGTTTTTATTCCATCATCTATACCCTTACCACTGTCTTCTATCTCTATTAATACAAGTCCTTTTTCACCGGTGTGTTGTTTCCGCTCTGTTCTTACCTTGAGCACCCCAATACCGTTCATTGCATCTTTTGCATTTATACAAAGGTTAAGAAACACATTCTGCAGCTCTGACTCGTCCCCCTTTATCATAGGGAGGTACTCGTAAAATGATTTTTCTATCTCAACATCCCTGAAGCTTTCTTTCAGCAAGAACAGGACGTCCTCAAGCAGTGCATTGACATCTATAAAACCTGTTGTTTTTTTTTGTCTTCTTGCGAAATTCAAAAGATGCTGAGTCAGTTTTGAAGCCCTCTGTGCCGAATGTTCGATTGCCTCGGCATACCGGTAAAGCTTTTCACCTTTCGGCAAAAAGTTTTTCATTAAAGATGCATACCCGAGCACACCGGTGAGAAGGTTGTTAAAATCATGGGCTATCCCGCCTGCAAGCAATCCAATGCTACCCATCTTTTCTTTCAGGAGGTTTTCCTCATTTTTGAACTTTTCTTCAGCAATATCAGTTAGCACTACAACCTTCCAGCTTGCTATACCTTGCTTTTCCATAACAGGGAAGCAATTCATCTTGAACATTTTGAATGTATCACCCGATTTATACGTGACATCGCCATGATGAGCATAATCTTTCTTATAAAAATCTTCATCAATCCCGATAATCAGGTGATCCAGCCTTTCGCCCATAAAGAGACCTTTTCTCTTTTCAAATTCTTCTCTTGCCCTTTTATTTGCAAAACAGATTGAACCGCCTTTATCAACTAAAAACATGGCATTGGGGAACTCGTTTATGACTAATTCGAAAATAGCTTTATCATGCACCTCTTCATGGTGGTCCTTAATGTTTGAGCTTAAAAGCAATGCCTTATTGTAAAT carries:
- a CDS encoding IS3 family transposase (programmed frameshift), translating into MSPIEVITSVERRRYWSAEQKRAMVEEAEQPGNSISSVARKYEVHPNQLFKWRHLIHEGSLVAARSEESVVPLSEVKQLRAQIRELQRLLGKKTMEVEILKDAIEIARGKKTDIAVTLIRKGLYPVKTITDALAVSRSNQYTRGKTKRGRYNPRPDDTRYLSLIRKITDEKPTYGYRRVTAILNREIEHRINHKRIYRIMRINHLLLPKYTGRPTRLHTGTIITLASNMRWCSDGFEILCFNGDRVRVAFAMDCSDREVMSYIATTKGITSEMVKDLMAESIEYRFGKADRVPHRIEWLTDNGSAYTAHDTIRFARMMGFEVCTTPYYSPESNGMAESFIKTFKRDYVQINDIKDARTVMEQLPFWFEDYNEKMKSPREHRRALDKLEGCPV
- a CDS encoding response regulator, whose translation is MTQDELKLESLGIQWNLYERSVNNYSIIMRILNCLENKDGFIKDVPKIFVEESPFETCKILKIGNNTVKEGFFSLDNSPDNLDIETIRSLNTGIMSPLIQYNVSGYSALYIHPLKEDLNIIGFLVLGKKSQLNLDKSLFREIEIVCNIYNKALLLSSNIKDHHEEVHDKAIFELVINEFPNAMFLVDKGGSICFANKRAREEFEKRKGLFMGERLDHLIIGIDEDFYKKDYAHHGDVTYKSGDTFKMFKMNCFPVMEKQGIASWKVVVLTDIAEEKFKNEENLLKEKMGSIGLLAGGIAHDFNNLLTGVLGYASLMKNFLPKGEKLYRYAEAIEHSAQRASKLTQHLLNFARRQKKTTGFIDVNALLEDVLFLLKESFRDVEIEKSFYEYLPMIKGDESELQNVFLNLCINAKDAMNGIGVLKVRTERKQHTGEKGLVLIEIEDSGKGIDDGIKTRIFEPYFSTKENGKNLGMGLYIVSKVIREHGGFIELDSKTDQGTKFSIYIPAAVDETWKNAPVEQITKESIRKKRKVLIVDDEDIIREFVKGILMDEGAHVIEASNGKEAIEIFTEHQRNIDLVILDMIMPGIKGDEVLREIRGMRPDVKVVVSSGFMSEEQKNNLKEYSVDGYLDKPYRDKDVIKTIFDILSN